Proteins found in one Aneurinibacillus uraniidurans genomic segment:
- a CDS encoding 4'-phosphopantetheinyl transferase family protein → MIAVRNTGYISADKLSCYLAKLPAQEQQRILQYKRIEDRQRALLGMLTVNYMFQQYELDIDVMKWYRRDQRGRPYIEASSSWQGDFTISHAGKWIICAMTDKGRVGVDIEEIQPLDFATVFACLSREEFTLLLQQTEANRWVFFYEKWTQKEAIGKAIGTGLITPACFFTIEEVKNNWAIRHYYIDETHLACLCVNTNDLPEHVEYRDDVEIVRHWVEV, encoded by the coding sequence ATGATAGCCGTACGAAATACGGGCTATATTTCTGCAGATAAACTAAGCTGTTATCTTGCCAAGTTGCCAGCGCAGGAGCAGCAGCGTATTCTACAATATAAAAGAATAGAAGATCGGCAGCGAGCATTGCTAGGCATGTTAACAGTAAACTATATGTTTCAACAGTATGAGCTAGATATAGATGTGATGAAATGGTATAGACGAGACCAACGAGGACGCCCTTATATAGAGGCGTCCTCGAGTTGGCAGGGGGACTTTACCATTAGTCATGCGGGAAAATGGATTATATGTGCCATGACAGACAAGGGAAGAGTAGGCGTTGATATAGAGGAAATTCAGCCGCTTGATTTTGCGACTGTTTTTGCGTGTTTATCGCGAGAAGAGTTTACCTTGCTATTGCAGCAAACAGAAGCGAATCGCTGGGTGTTTTTTTATGAAAAATGGACGCAAAAAGAAGCGATTGGCAAAGCGATCGGAACAGGGTTGATTACCCCGGCATGTTTTTTTACCATAGAAGAGGTGAAGAATAATTGGGCGATTCGTCACTATTATATCGATGAAACGCATCTGGCCTGTTTATGTGTAAATACGAATGATCTGCCTGAGCATGTTGAGTATCGAGACGATGTGGAGATTGTTCGGCATTGGGTCGAAGTGTAA
- a CDS encoding amino acid ABC transporter ATP-binding protein produces MDMIQVSNLKKSFGHVDVLKKITFSIQKNEVVAVIGPSGSGKSTMLRSLVDLEHVDGGSVCVQGDYLVKDGTYANSKDIKKVTSKMGMVFQHFNLFPHLTVKENLELAPKHVKKEPAAEISKRSRELLDKVGLAAKADAYPANLSGGQKQRVAIARALMMKPDIILFDEPTSALDPELTGEVLQVMKQLAEEHMTMIVVTHEMGFAREVANKVMFMDNGEILESGTPEQLFTNPQFERTKAFLQRVL; encoded by the coding sequence ATGGATATGATTCAAGTTTCAAATCTAAAAAAATCGTTTGGACACGTGGATGTACTAAAAAAGATTACGTTTTCGATCCAGAAAAACGAAGTTGTCGCGGTTATCGGTCCCTCAGGCTCAGGAAAAAGTACGATGCTTCGCAGCCTGGTCGACCTAGAGCATGTCGATGGCGGGAGCGTTTGTGTGCAAGGGGACTATCTCGTTAAAGATGGAACGTATGCGAACAGCAAGGATATAAAGAAAGTCACATCGAAAATGGGCATGGTGTTTCAGCATTTTAACCTCTTCCCCCATCTAACCGTAAAAGAAAACCTGGAACTGGCACCTAAGCATGTAAAGAAAGAGCCAGCTGCAGAGATCAGTAAGCGCAGTCGTGAGTTGTTAGACAAAGTTGGCTTGGCTGCGAAAGCAGATGCGTACCCTGCCAATCTTTCAGGTGGACAAAAGCAGCGTGTTGCCATTGCTCGTGCCCTGATGATGAAGCCGGATATTATTCTTTTTGATGAACCGACTTCCGCACTTGACCCGGAACTGACAGGTGAAGTCTTGCAAGTTATGAAACAGCTTGCGGAAGAACACATGACCATGATTGTCGTCACACATGAGATGGGATTTGCCCGGGAAGTGGCGAACAAAGTTATGTTTATGGACAACGGTGAAATTTTGGAATCCGGCACACCTGAACAGCTCTTTACGAATCCACAATTCGAAAGAACAAAAGCATTTTTACAGCGAGTTTTGTAA
- a CDS encoding amino acid ABC transporter permease, giving the protein MSMDYILTTTLSMLEGAQMTILLFLIAIVVSIPLGFILTMMANSKLKPLAWFAHGYIYVMRGTPLLLQLLFICFGLPLIPVVGDYLIMDRFVAACVGFILNYAAYFAEIFRGGLLAIDKGQYEASQVLGLNRWQTITKVILPQMFRVALPAVSNESITLIKDTALLYAVAVPELLHFAQTAVNRDFTIVPFFIAGIMYLLMTLVLTLLFKLLEKKFKFE; this is encoded by the coding sequence ATGAGCATGGATTATATACTAACGACTACCCTTTCAATGCTAGAAGGCGCACAAATGACGATTTTGTTATTTCTAATCGCCATTGTTGTGTCCATTCCACTCGGATTTATTTTAACGATGATGGCAAATAGCAAGCTTAAGCCGCTTGCCTGGTTTGCCCATGGCTATATTTATGTCATGCGTGGAACCCCATTATTATTACAGCTGCTATTTATTTGTTTTGGTCTGCCTCTCATTCCGGTTGTTGGCGACTATCTGATCATGGATCGGTTTGTCGCGGCTTGTGTCGGCTTTATTTTGAACTACGCTGCCTACTTTGCAGAAATCTTCCGCGGTGGTCTGCTAGCGATTGACAAAGGACAATATGAAGCTTCACAAGTGTTAGGATTAAACAGATGGCAAACCATAACAAAGGTTATTTTACCGCAAATGTTCCGTGTTGCACTTCCTGCGGTTTCAAATGAGTCGATTACACTCATTAAAGATACGGCATTGTTATATGCCGTTGCCGTTCCTGAATTGCTTCATTTTGCGCAAACGGCTGTAAACCGCGACTTTACGATTGTTCCATTTTTTATTGCAGGTATCATGTACTTGCTGATGACGCTCGTATTGACACTGCTGTTTAAACTACTTGAAAAAAAGTTCAAATTTGAATAA
- a CDS encoding arsenic transporter → MFQLMVWMTILSFLVTLVFILWRPKGVNEAIPATVGAIFVLLSGSVSLSDLGQITETISGAAITIMATIVMAIVLESFGFFHWVAEKLAARAGGSGIRLFWYVNLLSFLMTLFFNNDGSILITTPILVMLLNNMGLKNHQKIPYLLSGGLIATASSAPIGVSNIVNLIALKIVHMDLYMHTAMMFVPATLGLLFLVGLLFLRFYKVIPQTVPTTVTGLTTSTYHPLKTRPSPSLDKERSRFMRNILLFVLIVRVSLFVASYLAIPVSIVAVIGSLVLLGWRWVHLKISPMDMLKKTPWYILVFAFSMYVIIYGLHNIGLTARLIDFMHPIVSSGNLLHASVMMGALLSVLSNIFNNHPALMVGTLTLMNMNLDPLALKISYLANVIGSDMGSLLFPMGTLATLMWMHIVRRGKVKITWWQYIKITLVVIPPATLFTLVVLYYWVSWLF, encoded by the coding sequence GTGTTCCAACTTATGGTTTGGATGACCATCTTATCTTTTTTGGTTACGCTAGTGTTTATTCTGTGGAGGCCTAAGGGAGTAAATGAAGCTATTCCGGCTACAGTGGGTGCGATCTTTGTTTTGCTCAGCGGGAGTGTTTCCTTATCTGATCTAGGCCAGATCACGGAAACAATAAGCGGGGCAGCGATTACGATTATGGCAACGATTGTGATGGCGATTGTCTTAGAGAGCTTTGGCTTCTTTCACTGGGTGGCCGAGAAGCTCGCTGCCAGAGCAGGGGGATCGGGGATTCGCTTATTCTGGTATGTCAATCTTTTGAGTTTTCTCATGACCCTCTTTTTCAATAACGATGGCAGTATTTTAATCACAACACCTATTTTAGTGATGTTACTCAATAATATGGGCTTGAAAAATCATCAAAAAATCCCCTACCTATTATCCGGGGGATTAATCGCCACCGCTTCTAGCGCTCCGATTGGGGTAAGTAACATTGTGAATTTAATCGCATTAAAAATCGTGCATATGGATTTGTACATGCACACGGCGATGATGTTTGTTCCTGCTACGCTAGGGTTGTTGTTCCTCGTTGGGCTCCTGTTTCTTCGTTTTTACAAAGTCATTCCGCAAACCGTACCTACTACAGTCACAGGTCTTACAACCTCTACCTATCATCCTCTCAAAACGAGGCCTTCTCCTTCATTGGATAAGGAACGTTCCCGGTTTATGCGAAATATCCTGCTTTTCGTATTGATTGTTCGTGTCAGTCTTTTTGTTGCTTCATATTTGGCGATTCCTGTCTCGATTGTAGCTGTCATTGGCTCCCTTGTACTGTTAGGATGGCGTTGGGTTCACTTGAAGATATCCCCGATGGATATGTTGAAAAAGACACCGTGGTATATTCTTGTTTTCGCCTTTAGTATGTATGTTATTATTTACGGCCTGCACAACATTGGGTTAACGGCACGGCTGATTGATTTCATGCATCCGATCGTTTCTTCTGGCAACTTGCTGCATGCGAGTGTCATGATGGGAGCGCTCCTCTCTGTTCTATCCAATATATTTAATAATCACCCTGCGCTTATGGTTGGCACCCTGACACTTATGAATATGAACCTCGACCCACTCGCCCTAAAAATCTCGTATTTAGCTAATGTAATTGGAAGCGACATGGGATCGTTACTTTTCCCAATGGGAACACTGGCTACGCTGATGTGGATGCACATCGTAAGACGCGGAAAAGTAAAAATCACCTGGTGGCAGTATATAAAAATCACACTAGTCGTCATTCCGCCTGCCACACTATTTACGTTAGTTGTCTTATATTATTGGGTTTCCTGGCTGTTTTAA
- a CDS encoding methyl-accepting chemotaxis protein, protein MRKIRSSASMKIIIAALAILVAFGVFSSIAAYSMIKNSNLNSMSKQLNDAAAILAEEVNQDQVRSIVAQPNDKNPDALQMTKKMDEIMGNSKIIANLFIASYKNGQFFNVAMSSSLRKADVPYNQNLNEVGLSPDLLALMKTSFEQKKIQATDVYGDQYGQYKTGLAPIVDENNNVIALYVVDYNVAEVNQKAWKEASTILYMMLFFIIVSGLLIYFIIRRMMAPIQSLSEKAHMIAEGNLNIEIEEIKSNDEIGELGKSFYAMLKNLRGIIHNVTDVSSRISHLSTRLSSEIKNTVQENQQVSAAIQEIASGTEMQVGSIMASSQATQELADGVQHVALTSGSISEVSNTMASEAEEGNIITKKVIEQMKSISLSVNQSVSDVRSLGEHSQEISKIVDIITEISSQTNLLALNAAIEAARAGEHGKGFAVVADEVRKLAEQSTQSAQQIANLVQEIQGSTTHSISSMDHTVREVNVGMEVVEKAGQAFAYILEAVHSINAQIQEVSATSEEMAASSQQVTASMESVAGVSQEFAGNASAVSSSSTRQLASMQEIAKETEELDEVVCELKETIERFHL, encoded by the coding sequence GTGAGGAAGATTAGAAGTTCGGCAAGTATGAAAATTATTATTGCGGCTCTTGCTATCTTAGTTGCTTTTGGAGTTTTTAGTAGTATAGCTGCATATTCTATGATTAAAAATAGTAACTTGAATAGTATGAGCAAGCAGTTGAATGATGCAGCAGCTATTCTGGCAGAAGAAGTAAATCAGGATCAAGTACGATCCATCGTTGCGCAGCCGAATGATAAAAACCCGGATGCACTGCAAATGACAAAAAAGATGGATGAAATCATGGGCAATTCTAAAATTATTGCCAACTTATTTATTGCCTCCTATAAGAATGGACAGTTTTTTAATGTTGCAATGAGTTCAAGTCTAAGAAAAGCAGATGTACCATATAATCAGAACCTGAACGAAGTAGGCCTCTCACCGGATTTGCTTGCTCTGATGAAAACGTCGTTTGAACAGAAGAAAATTCAAGCTACAGATGTATATGGCGATCAGTACGGTCAATACAAAACAGGGCTTGCGCCGATTGTAGATGAAAACAACAATGTTATTGCGCTTTATGTGGTTGATTATAATGTAGCGGAAGTCAATCAAAAAGCATGGAAAGAAGCCAGTACAATTTTGTACATGATGCTGTTCTTTATCATTGTTAGTGGATTGCTTATTTATTTTATCATCAGACGTATGATGGCACCGATTCAATCCCTGTCCGAAAAAGCACATATGATTGCGGAGGGGAATTTGAATATTGAAATTGAGGAAATAAAAAGTAACGATGAGATTGGTGAATTAGGAAAAAGCTTTTATGCGATGCTCAAAAATCTGCGGGGGATTATTCATAACGTAACGGATGTTTCGTCCCGCATTTCTCATTTATCAACAAGACTATCATCCGAAATTAAAAATACTGTGCAAGAGAATCAGCAAGTTTCGGCAGCGATTCAGGAAATTGCCAGCGGTACGGAGATGCAGGTTGGGAGCATCATGGCCAGCTCACAGGCTACGCAGGAGTTGGCAGACGGAGTTCAGCATGTAGCGCTCACCTCGGGCAGCATCTCTGAAGTCTCGAATACAATGGCTTCAGAAGCAGAAGAAGGAAACATCATCACGAAGAAAGTAATCGAACAGATGAAAAGCATTAGTCTTTCGGTCAATCAATCTGTTTCTGATGTGAGATCATTAGGAGAGCACTCGCAGGAAATTAGTAAAATTGTAGACATTATTACCGAGATTTCTTCTCAAACGAACTTATTAGCACTTAATGCGGCAATTGAAGCAGCACGTGCGGGTGAGCATGGGAAGGGATTTGCGGTTGTAGCTGATGAAGTGAGGAAATTAGCGGAGCAGTCCACGCAATCCGCCCAGCAAATCGCAAATCTTGTACAGGAAATTCAAGGAAGTACGACTCATTCTATTTCATCGATGGATCATACGGTTAGGGAAGTAAATGTAGGAATGGAAGTCGTTGAAAAGGCAGGACAAGCTTTTGCCTATATTTTAGAAGCAGTTCACAGTATTAATGCACAAATTCAGGAAGTATCGGCTACGTCTGAGGAAATGGCAGCTAGTTCACAACAAGTAACAGCATCGATGGAATCAGTGGCAGGCGTTTCCCAAGAGTTTGCAGGTAATGCTTCTGCTGTTTCTTCATCGTCGACAAGACAGTTGGCATCGATGCAAGAGATTGCCAAGGAAACAGAAGAATTAGATGAAGTAGTCTGTGAGCTGAAAGAGACGATTGAACGTTTCCATCTGTAA
- a CDS encoding DUF2642 domain-containing protein: MNEFHHFIGKHVEVKISGESYYKGTLIDSGLDILVVYDHSASAFFYIPTVHIQRVKEVKREETSTDSLPVETPIESDTASISFRKTLTNAKGQFVQIYVTGNKSIHGYLTSIMNDYFVFYSPVYKTMFISMNHLKCLLPYPQAAVPYSLSNQSLPVNPTSIPLARTFESQCEKLENQIVVLDGGGNDEKIGLLQKVGRNRLTLITADREMVCWNLQHIKTIHVP, translated from the coding sequence ATGAATGAGTTTCATCATTTCATCGGAAAACATGTAGAGGTCAAGATTTCAGGGGAAAGTTACTACAAAGGTACACTCATAGATAGCGGGTTGGATATTCTGGTTGTATACGATCATAGCGCATCTGCTTTTTTCTATATTCCAACTGTCCATATTCAGCGGGTAAAAGAAGTCAAAAGGGAGGAAACGTCGACAGATAGTCTGCCAGTAGAAACACCCATTGAAAGCGATACTGCTTCGATCTCATTTCGTAAAACGCTCACAAATGCGAAAGGGCAATTTGTGCAAATTTACGTGACAGGGAATAAATCCATTCATGGGTATTTGACAAGCATTATGAACGATTACTTTGTTTTTTACTCCCCTGTGTACAAAACGATGTTTATCTCGATGAACCATCTGAAATGTCTACTTCCGTATCCGCAAGCTGCTGTACCGTATTCATTAAGCAACCAATCCCTACCTGTTAATCCTACCTCTATCCCATTAGCCAGAACGTTTGAAAGCCAATGTGAGAAATTAGAAAATCAGATCGTTGTCCTAGATGGGGGCGGCAATGATGAAAAAATAGGCTTACTGCAGAAGGTGGGTCGTAACAGGCTTACGCTTATTACGGCGGATAGAGAGATGGTATGTTGGAATTTACAGCATATTAAAACCATACACGTACCGTAG
- a CDS encoding non-ribosomal peptide synthetase, protein MEEYTKEKTTERYWLDRLAEPLPIIQIPADFSRFSLYDAEKESVKVSIQGPWLQKVHHVCQASDNEIEAMLLSAYITWMYRLTYEEDLIVGIPAVYEGEDINILPLRISLAGIETFEQLLQEVKMRVGEALEHRLFLHTATPIQYPAIFTTRDAACNEQSVPMIWNVDVHSNECDVEVQFHAAAYKLESIHRFIEQYQIILETLVTQPDAHFRKCTILSQVERELYQTLNDTKRAFPADKTLPALFIEAATKFPSRIALSSEKGQLTYEELHNKSNQVAQMLCDHGLKTGDFVALFMERSLETVVGLLGIMKAGGVYVPIDPEYPLARIEYMLGDSRAAFIVTKPAYTSTLEECIRSTEHAAQVLYVDDASLIPYDAIHFSTYPAAEDPAYVIYTSGSTGNPKGTVILHRGAVNLLVYLRGPYECMPEDVFLQFASYSFDASIAETFSALLWGARLHLLANVERMAIEEFANAAERVQATGALALPTAFFKQIAAYLEEESIPKLQTIKRIIVAGEALTGETVRLWQRRFGLSSKIFNAYGPTECTVGTTIYLVEEEVPSDQVYIPIGKPYDNYETYVVDPHGQLCPIHVPGELYIGGVGLAKEYLNKPDKTADAFVPHLFSDTSGEYLYKSGDIVRLLADGNIEYVGRKDNQVKIRGHRIEIDEIEDAFAKQADVEHVAVVAKVEEDGNKRLVTYYSTGSMHPLNEKDIRLFLAQLLPGYMIPEQFIFLENLPISPTGKIDRKLLVSREDKIVLTQGNREKPKSETEICIAKAWEKVLGVEEIGVTDDFFESGGHSLKIISILVLLKPTFPFLKIQDFFRYRTIAALAEYVEQAKELAPTQALSNEERQIKELTEPPAVKAAKNRAWKEAQNVLVTGGTGYLGAHIIHELLQETKATVYCLIRVSGGVSPSQRLLDTMNFYFPDIQTEDFQHRIVMVEGDLSESDLGLSSEVRAELSDKLDAIIHCAADVRHFGDSAHFEKINVRGTALLLDMIRHKQGAHFHHISTVSVPEDLAMSGQWDDFVKHGDFTYDVVLENEYSNSKLQAENIVRAAMQQGVAATIYRVGNLVGRTQSGKFQRNIESNAFYRMIKAMLLLRVAPTADWYVDITPVDYASRAIVKLASQPEADGRTFHICNREQIHYADFITQLRVLGYEITLLEPMKYQEYLFQLDDSGRKTEGFELAIAQLEGDGAHDSEYRYVCKEAQEILSREGIECPKPDQALTQVLVSHAVTIGYFPAAKEYVAVR, encoded by the coding sequence ATGGAAGAGTATACAAAAGAAAAAACTACCGAACGGTACTGGCTTGATCGATTGGCTGAGCCGCTGCCTATTATTCAAATACCAGCCGATTTCTCGCGATTTTCGTTATACGATGCGGAAAAAGAATCGGTGAAGGTTTCGATACAAGGACCGTGGCTACAGAAGGTACATCATGTATGCCAAGCGAGTGACAACGAAATAGAAGCGATGCTGCTGTCTGCCTATATTACTTGGATGTATCGGCTTACGTATGAGGAAGACCTGATTGTGGGTATTCCTGCTGTTTATGAGGGGGAAGACATAAACATTCTTCCTCTCCGTATTTCTCTTGCGGGAATCGAGACATTCGAGCAGCTGTTACAGGAAGTAAAAATGCGAGTAGGGGAAGCGCTTGAACATCGCCTTTTCCTCCATACGGCTACACCGATTCAGTATCCGGCCATCTTTACGACAAGGGATGCCGCGTGCAATGAACAATCGGTACCAATGATCTGGAATGTGGATGTACATTCAAATGAGTGTGATGTAGAAGTACAGTTTCATGCTGCAGCATATAAGTTGGAATCGATCCATCGTTTTATTGAACAATATCAAATAATTTTAGAAACACTGGTAACTCAACCGGATGCTCATTTCCGTAAATGTACGATTTTGAGTCAGGTAGAACGGGAACTGTATCAGACACTGAATGATACAAAAAGAGCATTTCCAGCAGACAAGACGCTTCCGGCTTTGTTTATCGAAGCGGCGACGAAATTTCCGTCTCGTATTGCCCTCTCCTCGGAGAAAGGACAGCTTACGTACGAAGAGCTGCACAACAAATCGAATCAGGTTGCGCAAATGCTATGCGATCATGGGCTGAAAACAGGAGACTTTGTCGCTCTGTTCATGGAACGGAGTCTTGAAACTGTAGTAGGCCTATTAGGAATTATGAAAGCGGGTGGTGTTTATGTCCCGATTGATCCGGAATATCCACTTGCCCGTATCGAGTATATGCTTGGGGATAGTCGGGCTGCTTTTATCGTCACGAAACCAGCATATACAAGTACCCTGGAGGAATGTATTCGTTCGACCGAGCATGCTGCTCAGGTACTGTATGTGGATGATGCATCGTTGATTCCGTATGACGCGATTCATTTTTCTACCTATCCAGCGGCAGAAGATCCTGCTTATGTGATTTATACGTCTGGTTCGACAGGGAACCCGAAAGGAACGGTTATTCTTCATAGAGGTGCCGTCAATTTGCTCGTATATTTGCGGGGACCGTATGAATGTATGCCAGAGGATGTTTTTCTGCAATTTGCTTCTTATAGCTTTGATGCCTCGATTGCCGAGACATTTTCTGCATTGCTTTGGGGGGCGCGTTTGCATTTGCTTGCGAATGTGGAGCGGATGGCCATTGAAGAATTTGCGAATGCTGCCGAGAGGGTACAGGCAACAGGAGCGTTGGCCTTGCCGACCGCCTTCTTTAAACAAATTGCCGCTTATCTAGAAGAGGAAAGCATTCCTAAACTGCAAACAATTAAGAGAATCATTGTAGCAGGTGAAGCACTAACTGGTGAAACCGTACGTCTATGGCAGCGCCGTTTTGGACTTTCTAGTAAGATTTTTAATGCATACGGACCAACAGAGTGTACGGTAGGGACTACGATTTATCTTGTCGAAGAAGAAGTTCCATCCGATCAAGTATATATTCCGATTGGAAAGCCGTATGACAATTATGAAACGTACGTGGTAGATCCACATGGGCAGTTATGTCCAATTCATGTACCGGGTGAGCTGTATATCGGTGGAGTAGGCTTAGCTAAGGAATACTTGAATAAGCCCGATAAAACAGCGGATGCTTTTGTACCGCATCTATTCTCTGATACTTCAGGAGAGTATTTATATAAGTCGGGAGATATTGTCCGTTTGTTAGCTGACGGTAATATCGAGTATGTGGGACGTAAGGACAATCAGGTGAAAATTCGCGGTCACCGAATTGAAATCGATGAAATTGAAGATGCATTTGCTAAGCAAGCCGATGTTGAACATGTAGCGGTTGTAGCAAAGGTAGAAGAAGACGGGAATAAACGACTGGTAACGTACTACAGTACAGGTAGTATGCATCCGTTGAATGAAAAGGACATACGATTATTTCTGGCTCAATTGCTGCCAGGGTATATGATTCCGGAACAGTTTATTTTCCTGGAGAATCTGCCGATTTCTCCGACGGGTAAGATTGATCGGAAGCTATTAGTGAGCAGAGAAGATAAGATTGTCCTAACACAAGGAAATCGGGAAAAGCCGAAAAGTGAGACAGAGATATGTATCGCCAAAGCATGGGAAAAAGTGCTTGGTGTAGAGGAAATCGGGGTTACGGATGACTTCTTTGAAAGCGGCGGTCATTCATTAAAAATCATCAGCATTCTTGTCTTGCTCAAGCCTACGTTTCCTTTCTTGAAGATCCAGGATTTTTTCCGCTATCGTACGATTGCGGCATTAGCAGAATATGTGGAGCAAGCAAAAGAGTTAGCACCGACACAGGCATTGTCTAATGAAGAGCGCCAGATTAAGGAGTTAACAGAACCTCCTGCGGTAAAAGCGGCAAAGAATCGGGCGTGGAAGGAAGCACAGAATGTACTTGTAACGGGAGGAACCGGTTATCTTGGCGCCCACATCATCCATGAGCTGTTGCAGGAAACGAAAGCGACCGTTTATTGTCTGATTCGTGTTTCCGGGGGCGTTTCACCTAGTCAGCGTCTGCTTGATACGATGAACTTTTATTTTCCAGATATTCAGACAGAAGACTTCCAGCATAGGATCGTAATGGTCGAAGGAGATCTAAGTGAGTCTGATCTTGGTCTATCTTCTGAGGTGCGCGCTGAGTTGTCTGATAAGCTGGATGCGATTATTCATTGTGCAGCGGATGTTCGTCATTTCGGAGACTCCGCCCATTTTGAAAAAATAAATGTAAGAGGGACAGCGCTCTTACTTGACATGATTCGTCATAAGCAAGGTGCTCATTTTCATCACATCTCAACGGTAAGTGTACCGGAAGACCTGGCGATGAGCGGGCAATGGGATGACTTTGTGAAACATGGTGATTTCACATATGATGTGGTATTAGAAAATGAGTACTCCAATAGTAAGCTGCAGGCAGAGAACATTGTACGGGCGGCAATGCAGCAAGGTGTTGCTGCGACGATTTATCGTGTAGGTAATTTGGTTGGTCGTACGCAGTCTGGAAAATTCCAGCGTAACATTGAAAGCAATGCGTTTTACCGGATGATAAAAGCGATGCTGCTCTTACGTGTTGCTCCTACTGCGGATTGGTACGTCGATATCACACCAGTCGATTACGCTAGTCGAGCGATTGTAAAGCTGGCCAGTCAACCAGAAGCGGACGGAAGAACCTTCCACATATGTAATCGTGAACAGATTCATTATGCAGACTTCATTACACAATTACGAGTGCTAGGCTATGAGATTACGCTTCTAGAACCGATGAAATATCAGGAGTATTTATTCCAGCTAGATGATTCCGGCAGAAAGACTGAAGGGTTTGAGTTAGCGATAGCTCAGCTCGAAGGGGATGGAGCACACGATTCTGAATATCGGTATGTGTGTAAGGAAGCACAAGAGATTTTAAGCAGAGAAGGAATCGAGTGTCCAAAGCCAGATCAGGCGTTAACACAGGTGCTAGTCTCTCATGCTGTTACAATCGGATATTTCCCAGCTGCCAAGGAGTACGTGGCAGTAAGGTGA
- a CDS encoding amino acid ABC transporter substrate-binding protein has protein sequence MKRFTALLFVFAMMLSVIAGCSSTSNNKKELVIGVDDQFAPMGFRDDKNQLVGFDIDYARAAGKKMGYNVVFQPIDWSAKESELASGRIDLIWNGYTITDERKQKVLFTKPYLKNSQVIVIPAASPIKTLNDLAGKKIGLQSMSSAADALNANPIKAKVGNVSEYKDNVLALSDLKIGRVDALVMDEVVARYYMSKENNTFKLLPESLAPEEYGVGVKKGNEKLLNQLQKALDDMNKDGSAAEISKKWFGEDKVLK, from the coding sequence ATGAAACGATTTACAGCCCTACTTTTTGTATTTGCAATGATGTTATCCGTCATTGCCGGATGCTCTAGTACTAGCAACAATAAAAAAGAATTAGTCATCGGTGTGGATGATCAGTTTGCTCCGATGGGATTTCGAGATGATAAAAACCAACTCGTTGGATTTGACATTGATTATGCACGTGCAGCCGGCAAAAAGATGGGATACAACGTTGTATTCCAGCCAATCGATTGGTCAGCAAAAGAATCCGAGCTGGCTAGCGGTCGCATTGATTTAATCTGGAATGGATATACCATTACGGATGAACGGAAACAAAAAGTATTATTTACAAAACCATATCTGAAAAATTCACAAGTGATCGTTATCCCGGCGGCATCACCTATTAAAACTCTAAACGATCTTGCAGGTAAAAAGATCGGGCTGCAATCGATGTCTTCAGCAGCAGATGCGTTAAATGCAAATCCAATCAAAGCAAAAGTCGGTAACGTATCCGAGTACAAAGATAATGTGTTAGCATTAAGTGATTTGAAAATCGGTCGCGTCGATGCACTTGTTATGGACGAAGTAGTTGCCCGCTATTATATGTCGAAAGAAAACAATACATTTAAATTACTTCCTGAATCATTAGCGCCAGAAGAGTACGGAGTCGGTGTTAAGAAAGGCAATGAAAAATTGTTGAATCAGCTGCAAAAAGCACTCGATGACATGAACAAAGACGGCTCAGCAGCCGAAATCTCTAAAAAATGGTTTGGCGAAGATAAGGTATTGAAATAA